Part of the Caulifigura coniformis genome, GACGGGGTTTGTCGCGTCGGCATCACTGAAAGTGCTGGCGTACGGGAACACCCCGAAGGTGTCGTGGTAGTTGTGCAGCGCCAACCCGAACTGTTTCAGGTTGTTCTTGCACTGGCTGCGGCGGGCGGCCTCGCGGGCCTGCTGAACCGCAGGAAGCAGCAATGCAATGAGAATTGCGATAATGGCGATGACGACGAGCAGCTCAATCAACGTAAATCCACGCTTCTTCAACACAGTAACTCCCCCGAGAACTGTCAGACGAAACTAGAAAATGACGACGCGACTCCCGACTCAAGACAAAACAGACGGTTCGAGCTTTGCTTCTGGACTCAATGAAGAATTGAGAAAGAAGAGGGCGGGATAGTCCGGCATTGTGGAAGCGAATTCAAGCAGAGAGTGCGAATCGCCTCGCAGAATCGAGGGAAGACCCTTGGGCTGGCCATTCGGCATACTCTGCGCCGTGCCGCTTGCAGGACGTCCAACCCGGATGATTGAGACGACCCGACCGTTCAGGCCCCGGCCAGGAGTTCCTCCCGCATCTCCTCCCACTGTTCCGGCGTGATTACCACCTCGCGGAATTTCGAACCGTTGTAGGGGCCCACGATCCCATCCTCGGCCATGTGATCGATCATTCGGGCGGCTCGGCCATAGCCGACTTTCATCGCCCGCTGCAGCAGCGAGCAGCTCCCACGGCCCTCTCGGATCACGATCTCGACGGCTTCGTCGTACATGTCATCGCGCTCGCGTGGACCGTCGCTCTTCGATTCGGTTTCCTTGGCTGCGTTGGCCGCCTTCTCGATCTCGGCGCTGTATTCGGGCGGGTAGGCGGAGAAGAAGTCGATGACGGAATTGACCTCGTCGTCGCTGACGTAAGTCCCCTGGGCCCGGTTGAGCGTCGATGTTCCCGGGGCGAGGTAGAGCATGTCGCCGTGTCCGAGGAGTCGCTCGGCGCCGCATTCATCGAGAACGACGCGGCTGTCCGTCCGGCTCGCCACCTGGAACGAGATCCGCGCCGGCAGGTTCGACTTGATGAGGCCGGTGATGACGTCGACCGTCGGCTTCTGCGTCGCGAGGACGAGGTGAATGCCGACCGCCCGCGACTTCTGGGCCAGGCGGATGATGTGCGCTTCCACGTCCTTGCCGCTGGTCATGATCATGTCGGCCATTTCGTCGGCGATGATCACGATGTACGGCATCGATTCCGGAATCGCTTCCGCCTCGTACGAATCGGGATCAACTCCCATCCGCTCGCAGACCTTTTCCTTGCCGAGCTTGTTGTAGCTGTCGAGGTGACGCACGCCGACCTTGGAGAGCAGCTCGTAGCGCTCTTCCATCTTGTCGACGGCCCAGGCGAGCACGGCCTCGGCCTTCTTCATGTCGGTGATGACCGGATGCATGAGGTGCGGGATCCGCGTGTAGGGGCTGAGTTCGACCATCTTCGGGTCAATCATCAGCATCTTCACTTCGTCGGGTGTCCGGGTGAGCAGCATCGACAGGATCAGCGTGTTGAGGCACACGCTCTTGCCGGTGCCGGTGCGGCCCGCGATCAGCAGGTGCGGCATCTTGGTCATGTCGACCACGAGCGGCCGTCCGCTCACATCCTTGCCGAGGTAGATCGGGACGCGGAATTTTTCGCCGTCGGCTCCAACCGCCTCCATGATTTCACGCAGGCGGACCATGACCCGCTTGTCGTTCGGAACCTCGACGCCGACGGTGTTCTTGCCCGGGATGGGGGAGACGACACGGACCGACGGGACGCGGAGTGCGATGGCCAGGTCGTCGGCGAGGGCCTGAACCTTCGAGACGCGAAGTCCGGGCTCCAGTTCCAGTTCGAACTGGGTGACGACGGGGCCGGTGTCGGCCTCGGTCACTTTCACGTTCAGTCCGAATTCCTGGAACGTCTTCTCGATGATCGCACGGGTCTTCTCGGCCTTGGCGGCCAGCTGATCGAACGGGAATGCTTCTCCCTCGCCAAGGAGGTCGATCGGCGGGAGCTGGTATTCGCTTTTCACCTTGGCGGCGGCGGAGCTGGTGTTGAACTCGGCCTCGCGCGACGACTTGGAAAGCCCTGCTGGAGGATTCACCTTGAAGTTGCCCGCGGGAACCGCCGCGACGGCCGGCGCCGTGTCGGGCACCGGGGCGACAGCGGCGACCAGGTTGCCCAACAGTGATCGTTTCGAAGCGGCAGCCGGCTGCGATTTCGCAGGTTTCGGTTCCTCCACCACAGGGCGCGGAGCGGGGACGGGCTCGGGCGTCGCCGCCTTCACGACCGTCGGTTTGACCGGGGCGGGCGCCGGCGCGGGTTCGCTGGTCACAGCTTTCCTGCGCCAGCCGAAGATCCAGGCGATGGCGAGGAACGGGCCACACAGCACGCCGTAGGCGAGTCGAGCCAGCAGCACATCGGTCGCGAGGAGCAGGCCAGCAATGAAGAGGGTGGCCAGCAGGATGGCGGATCCCCCTGTCGAGAGGCGGTCGGTCATCAGGATTTGGCCAGCCGCGCCGAGGAAACCGCCGCTGCCGTAGGCCGGACCGGTGCCGAGTCGCGGGAAGGTAAGTTGCAACGCGCCACAAATGGCGGCGAGGGCTGCGGCGCCGCCCATCATCCGGACGAACGGATCGGGGACAGGCTTCCGCGCGAACAGGCGCAGGTCGAACAGGATGAGGCCGCCGAGCAGGGCCCACGAGCCCAGGCCGAGGGTGGAATGCAACTGGTGGGTCAGCCGCGCGCCGGCGGGGCCGCACAGATTGTGCAGCGTCGTCGGCGGGGGATAGACGAGATCGCCCGGGGGATCGGCAGGGCTGTAGCTGATGAGCGACAGTCCGAGGAACACCGTCAGCGCGAGGATCGCCAGCGCGAGCAGATCGGATTTGAGGCGTTGGACGTCAGGCATGACACGGCGCTCCAGTCGCAGCAGGCTCCCGATGGCATGACGAAGCATTGCGATCCGGTCGCTGGGACTGCGCAGGCTCACGCGCAGACTCGTCCTCCGTGCAAACCTAGCACTCCACTGTCATGCGGCTGAAACTGGCCCTGCCGGCGCGTGGTTTTCCAGAAACGTCCGTCCGGCCTGTGCCTGGAAGAACGGACAGGGAGACTCTTCCGGCGCGGGGCTCCCTCCGGCCTTGAGGGTTGCGCCGCGCGGGGCGGCATGTCCCGCCGCAGTCGCACGTCCGGACGAATCCACAGGACCGGAATCGACGCCGCGGACGACAGGTCCAGCCGCGACGGAAGAGGGGGAAAATCCCTCTTTTCCCGCTGGTCGACGGCGCGCGGTTTCGCGAAACTCGCACGCGAGTCATCACCGGAACTTTGCAGGAAGCTCGCCGACCATGTTCGATACCACCCTGTTTCAGCGCAAGGCCGACGTTCGCGGCATCTACCCCAACCAGATCAACGAAGAACTCGCGTGGTTCACGGGGAAGTACCTGGCCGCGACGGTGAATGAAACGACGGGGAGCAAAGGCAGCAAGATCCTTGTGGGTCGCGACGGCCGGCTGTCGTCGCCGAACCTGTATGCGGCCCTGTGCGCGGGGATCAACGCGGGTGGCGGAGTCGCTCTTCCCTGCGGGCTGGCGACGACCGACATGATTCAGTGGGGAACCGGCAAGCGGCTGCACGGCGCGATTGCCGGAGCCATGGTGACCGCGTCGCACAACCCGCCGGAATACAACGGGATCAAGATGGTGATCCTGAACGAGAAGACTGGCGGACTCGATATCATCCGCCCGTGTGACGGGATCGCAAAGAACTTCGCCGCCGATTCGGGAGATGCTGATGCGCCGGCGACGGTAGGGGCCGCGTTCCCGGGGTCCGCTTCGATGAAGCTGCACGAGCAGTTCACCGCGGCCGCCTGTGAACTTGCTCCGGGGCTGTCGAAGGATTCCGGGAAGATCATCCTCGATCCGGGGAACGGGGTTGGCGGCGTTTTCATCCCGCTGCTCCGTGACGCTCTCAAGAAGGTGGGATCGAAGGTGGAAGTCGGGGCCGTGGCTGAGCCGATTGACGGCCGGTTCCCGACGCGTCCGTCCAACCCGGGGCTGCCGGGCGCCGTGAAGCTGCTGCAGGAGGCGGTGCTCGCGCAGGGGGCGAAGTTCGGGGCCGCATTCGACGGCGACGCGGATCGCGTGTTCCTCGTCGACGAGTGGGGCCAGTTCGTTCCGGGCTCATCGCTGCTGGCGGCGCTCGCTGATGGCGAAGTGAAGGCGGCGTTGAAACGCGGCGTGAAGCAGCCGGTGGCAATTTTCTCGGCGGTCGCTTCGTGGCTCGTCGTGGAAACGATCCGGGCGGCGGGGGGCGTACCGGCGGCTTCGCGCGTCGGGCAGGATGCCCTGAAGGTCGCGCTGATCAACACGGGGGCGGTCTTTGGGGGCGAGTCGTCGGCCCACTACAACTTCCCGGCCTCCTACTGCCTCGATTCGGGCCTGTTTGCCCTGATGACGTTCTGGCAGCAACTGCTCGATTCGGGGAAGAGCACGTCGGAATTGATCGGCAGCCTGAATCCCTGGCCGGCGAGCGGGGAAATCAACGTTCGCATCGAAAGCAACGACTGGAAGTCGGTCAGCGCCGGGTTGATCAAGATGCTGCAGGAGCGGTATTCGAAGCCGGAGGAGAACAGCTACGTGTTCACGCTCGACGGCGTCGGCGTGTTCCACCCGCGGAAGCCGGAGTTCAAGACGGTCGACGACATCTTCACGATCGACAAGAAGAACGACCCGACGGGCGCGACCTACCGCCTGATCGCTCCCGGGTACACGCCCGACTGGTGGTTCAACGTCCGGGCGTCGAACAACGAGCCGCTGGTGCGTTTGAACGTGGAAGCCCAATCGTCGGCCGACGTCACGGCCCGCACCTACCAGCTGATCTCGACCGTGCAGCAGTTCTGCAAGGAGCATGGCGCAGTCGGTGTGGTGCAGGACTGGGGCAACATGCGCGGCTAAAGAAGTTTCACCACAGAGACACAGAGGAAGGGAGAAGAGGGAGATCGCGGCCCGATCAGTCTCCCGCCGCTCCACTGCCCGTCGGTTTCCTCTCAAAGATCGCGACGACGACGTGAGCCGGTGGCATGTCGCGCAATCCGAGATCTCCCTCTTCTCCGTGGTCTCTGTGCCTCTGTGGTGAACTTTTCTTTTCTCACCCCAGGGCAATCACGCCCGCCTCCGGGCTCGAAGCCGTCGCGTACAGCTTCTTCGGAATCCGCCCCGCCAGAGATGCGGCGCGGCCGGCCTGGCAGGCGAGGCGCATGGCATGGGCCATCGTGAGTGCGTCTTTCGCCCCGGCGATGCCCGTGTTGAGCAGCACGCCGTCGCAGCCGAGTTCCATCGCGACCGAGACATCGCTCGCGGTTCCGACGCCGGCGTCGACGATCACCGGGTAATCCGGATCGCCTTCCTTCAGGTATTCGTGGCAGATGCGGATGTTGTTCGGGTTCAGGATTCCCTGTCCGCTGCCGATGGGGCTGCCGGCGGGCATGACCGACGTGGCCCCTGCATCTTTGAGCCGTTTGGCCGTGATCGGATCGTCGGTTGAGTAGCAGAGGACCTGGAACCCGTCGGCAACGAGTTGCTTCGTCGCCTCGAGCGTGGCGACGGGGTCGGGCAGCAGGGTTTTCTTGTCGCCGAGGACTTCCAGCTTGACCCAGTCGGCCCCGGGGTTCTCGAGGTTGGTCAGGATTTCACGTCCCAGCCGGGCGACGCGAACGGCGTCTTCGGCCGTGAAGCATCCGGCGGTGTTGGGGAGGATGGTGAACTTCGAGAGGTCGATGTAGTCGAGGATGCTGCGTCCCTGTGCGTCGATCAGCCGTTCGCGGCGCACGGCGACGGTGACGACTTCCGCCCCGCTGGCGGCGAGGCATTCCTGCATCAGTTCGAACGTGGCGTACTTCCCCGTGCCGACGATCAGCCGCGAGTGGAACGTATGCCTGCCGAGTCGAAGCGGCGAATCGTTGAACGTGGACATGAGTGCGACCCAATCAGAATCGAAACCAAGGAACTTGACTGCGGCACCCGCCGGCCGGGGGCTTCAGGCGGAGTGAACCAGATGGACACGCGGCCCGTGAATCATCCGCCGCCGACCAGCGTGACCACTTCAAGCTGGTCACCCGCCTGGAGCAGCGTTTCCGCGTGCTGCGCCCGTGGAACGACGTCGCGATTCCGCTCGACGGCTACGAATTTCGAGGGGACCTTCAGCTCCGCCACCAGGGCGGCCAGCGTCATCCCGCGCGCAACCTCGCGCGACTGGCCGTTGACCGAGATCGAGATCATTTCCGACGACATGATGTCCGCATTATTGCACGCTGCCGCAGTATTGCACTCTGACAGTGCCGCCAAAGAGGGACAGTGCAGTCAGAGGCCGACGCCATCAAAGGTCTGAGCCATCGGGGCCCGGCGAAATCAGATCCGGATCTCGAGGGGCTGTGGTCCGAGGGTGAGAACGGTCAGGTCGGTCGGGGCGTATTTCATCGCCGCGGCCAGGACCCGGTGAACGGTCAACGACTCCAGTTCGTCGCGGACTTCCTCGAGCGTGGTCACGCGGCCCAGGTGAAACCAGTCCCGAGCGAGTGAAGCGGCCCGTGCGGAGGTCGATTCCTGCTGCATGATGAGCGAGCTTTTCGCCCGTGCCAGGCAGCGCTGAAGTTCGTCCTCGCCAATTCCGTCGTTGAAACGCCAGAGTTCCTTGAGGATGACGTCGAGAGTTTCCTGCGCCCGCTCGGTCGTGGTGCCTGCGTACACCATGGTCCGTCCTTCGGTTTTCAGGCTGTTGAGCGACGCCTGGACGGAGTAGCAGAGTCCGCGTTTCTCGCGAACTTCCGTAAAGAGCCGCGCGCTCGGTCCGCCCCCGAGGACACTGGCCGCGGCCCAGGCGGCGTAGTAATCGGGGTCGCCATACGGAGGGGCAGGGTAGGTGAGTCCGATCTGCACCTGCGTCGAGGGGTGCATGACGTGATCGATGGCCTTGCCGCGCGGCCCCGGGACGAGATCAGGAATCGCCACGCTCGGCCAATCGCCGAACAACTCGGTGATGCGATGCTTTAACTCGTCGGCGTCGAAGCGGCCCGCGACGCCGAGGATGGCGCCGTTCGGACGAAATCCGCGGGCCGCGTGTTCGCGGACGACGTCCATCGTGATGTTGGGGAGATCGGCGAGGTCACCTTCCGTCGGCCGGTTCCAGGGGGAGTGATAGGTTCTGCGGCGCAGTTCGGTGGAGAGCTTGCGCTGCGGCTCGTCTTCGAGGGCCAGCAGTCCCTGCTCGAGCCCGGCCATCACCGGTTCGAATTCTTCTTCCGGCAGATGCGGACGCTGGGCGATATCGGCGTAGATGTCGAGCGCCGGCAGGAGGTTTTCCGCCAGCAGGGCTCCACTGAACGAGAGGAAGTTCCACCCGACCTGCTCGCTTCTCTGGACCCCGAGATTATCGAGGTCGGTGGAGAGCTGGCGGTTGTCGCGAGAGCCGGCGCCCCGCGTCGTGAGGTCTCCCAGGGCGGAGGCAGCGCCGTTGACTCCTTCTTTCTCCCAGATGCATCCGGCCGGAATCAGCAGGCTGAACGCCGCGGACTGCACGTCCGGCATCTCTTCGAGGACGGCGACAAACCCGTTGGGCAGCGTAAACGACTGAATGGATTGAAGCTGCATAGCGCCGAAGCAGGGCCAAAAATGGGGAAGCAGGAAACTATCTCAGGTCCGGAACGCGAGGGCAAACGGGTTCGGGAGGTGGATCGTCGCCGGGATGCGGCTCGATGGGAGTTGAGCCCGTCACCTGCGGCTGGCTCAGCTGGCCCTGGACCTCCCGGAACGCGGGAGGATTTTTCCTGCCCGTTTGTTCGTGTGCCCTTGCTGAGAACGTTGTCGCCGCCAGAATGCCTGATTCCTTGTCTCTCGAATGGTTCAATGTCGGAACAGACTCTTTCTTCGCCCGCCGCGGCGGAGGCTTCGCCGCAGGGCGGATCCCAGCAGTTTCGCAACGAAATCCGCCGTCGGCGGACGTTCGCGATCATTTCGCACCCTGACGCTGGCAAGACCACGCTGACCGAAAAGCTGCTCCTCTACTCCGGTTGCGTCGCGACGGCCGGGGCGGTTCGCGGGCGGAAGACCCAGCGGGCGGCCCGCTCGGACTGGATGGAGCTGGAACGCGAGCGCGGAATCTCGATCACGTCGACCGTGCTGTCGTTCGAATACGAAGGGCTGCTGCTCAACCTGCTCGACACCCCGGGGCACGAGGACTTCAGCGAAGACACCTACCGCACGCTGACGGCCGTCGACTGTGCGGTGATGGTCCTCGACTCCGTGAAAGGCATCGAGGCGCAGACGAAGAAGCTGTTCGCGATCTGCGCCCAGCGCAAGATTCCGATCATCACGTTCGTCAACAAGCTCGACCGCCCCGGCGCCGATCCTCTGGGAAACCTGGGCGAGATCGAGCAGGTACTCGGCATTCACGCGGTTCCGCTCAACTGGCCGATCGGCACGGGACGCGACTTCCGGGGCGTGTACGATCTCGTCGACAAGGAACTGAAGCTGTTCTCGCCCGTTCCGCAGGGGGCCGTGCGCGTTCCGACGGAGACGGCGAAGCTGGACAACGTCTCCGAGGAGCAGCTTGATCCGCTGCTGCTGTCGAAGTTGCGCGATGAAGTGGAGCTTCTCGAATGTGCGGGAGAGCCGTTCACCCGTGAGGCGTTTCTCGAGGGGCAAATTACCCCCGTCTTTTTCGGCAGCGCGTTGACCAACTTCGGCATCGAACTCCTGCTCGAAGCGCTGCACGAGTATGCACCGCCGCCGGCTCCGCGACCGAGCGACAAGGGGATGGTTCCCGCCGATCGCCCGGATTTCGCCGGCGTGATTTTCAAGATCCAGGCGAACCTCGATCCGAGGCATCATGACTGCGTCGCGTTCCTGAGAGTCTGCTGCGGGACGTTCACTCGCGATATGGAGGTGAGCATCGCCCGCACGGGAACCCGGATGCGGGTCAGCCGTTCTCAGCGGCTGTTCGCCCAGGAACGCGAGACGATGGACGTGGCCTATCCGGGCGACGTGCTCGGCCTCACGATTCCCGGCCAGTTCCGCCTCGGCGATACGTTGTGCATCGGCGAGCCGCTGCAGTTCACCGGCCAATGGCAGTTCCCCCCGGAATGCTTCGCCACCCTCCGCTGCACCGACACACAGCGCCGCAAGCAGTTCGATAAAGGATTGCTCCAGCTGGTGGAAGAAGGGGCGATTCAGCTCCTCCGTGATCCGCTCGCTCCGTCGCAGGAGCCGATCCTCGCTGCGGTCGGGGCCCTGCAGTTCGACGTCGTGCAGTTCCGTCTCGAATCGGAATACCGGGCCGTCACGACGATTCACCGGCTTCCCTACCGCATGGCCCGCTGGGTCAAAGGGTCGACGGAAGACATCGAGAACCTCAAGGTCCCCAGTACGGGCCGACAGCTCATCGATGAAGACGGCCTGACGGTCGTCCTCTTCGATACCGAGGGGATGTTCCAGTACTGCAAGAAGATGAATCCGAACGTCGAGTTCTTCGACGCGCGTCCACTGCGGATGTGAAACCAGCGGCGCGCCCCGGCCGGGAATCGACAGCTCTCACGGGGCCGCCTTCGAGATTGCCAGCCCTTCGGCGGGGAAGTAGCGGATGCCGCCAGACTCCTCCGCGACAAGGATGTCGCGCACGCCGCGGCCGAGGTCGATCAGCTGCGGCGAGCAGGAGTGAGTTCCGAGGCGAATGCGTTCGCCGTTGAACTCGACCATTCGGGCGTATTCGAACACCGGGGCCGCATTTGTTCCGGCGTTGCGAAGCAACAGAACGGAGGCCTGCCGGGTGTCGCCGAATGAACTGGGATAGAACGTCGTTCCTGACGCGGCGATCGACAGTCCCCGCGATGTGCCGACCAGGAGGTCGAGCGCTCCATCGCCGTCCCAGTCCGTCGGAACGAGTTTCGCGCGGCCGGTTTGGCCGGCTCCTTCGTCGACATTGGCATTGATCGGCGAACCGTCCTGGAACCGCAGCAACTCACCGCGTTCGACGTTCTGGTTGTCGATTCTCCAGAACTGCCGCAGCAGGTTCTGCTCGTCGAGGCAGACCATTCCCAGGCGGCCGCCGTGTTCCCATCGGCAGATCGCCGGCTGGCTGCGCCAGGCGAGATGCAGTTGCAGGCCGTCGCAGTACATTGGCCGCGGCTTCGTGAATCTCGGCGGCCCTGAGCCCGGCCGCTGCAGCAGGACCATGTAGTCGGCCAGGATGCTGTTGAGAATCACGTCGAGTTTTCCATCTCCGTTCCAGTCGACCACCGTCGGGCAGGTATAGCCCCACATCGCTTCGCCTGGACCCTGGATCGATCCGCGGTAGCCGGCCTTGATGTCGAGCGGTTCCCCGTCGACGTCGACGGGCACGGGTTCATCGAACTCCGGCCGGTCGGGCTCGCCGATGTTCTTGACGAACAACAATTGGCCGGCGTCGTTGCCGGCGAGAAAGTCGATCCGTCCGTCGCCGTCGAGATCTCCGGGCGAGATTACCGGCAGCGCGCCGAGCGCGATCGCAGAGGTGGGCGCCCGCACGGGCAGGGGCTCGCCGCAGACGATCCGGCCGTCCTGCTGCGTGGCCTCATAGAACCAGACCCGGCCGGTATCGCTGACGATGAAGGCTCGCCGTCCCGACTGGGGATCGGCAAACGTCGCGATGCCAGGATTGATGACGGGATGCCGCACCGCCACCTGATCCGGCCCATTGACGAACTCGGACTTCGCCGGCGCCCCGGTGGCCGGATCGAGCGGGAACCGGCGGAAGACGCCCAGTTTCTCGCTGGTGATCAGCGACAACTGTCGTGACTCCGGCCCGGGCAGGATTGCCATTCCGCGGAGATCGAACAGGAACTCGGGCGAACCTGCGCCGGCCCGGCCGAGCGACGCGAGCTTCTTGAGCGACGTGGATTCGAAACGGGCGTGATAGAGCGCGGCTCGTGGGAGACCGCCGCGCCAGAAGCCGGCCCCGTCAAAGGGGACATACTCAAACCGGTGATGATGAATCTCCGGATGGTGATACCCCTCGGAATTGTGGACCCCGAAATAGACGTCGAGCCGTCCATTCGCATCGAGACGGCCGGCGAGCGCCCCGGACAGACCGCCCGGCAGTTTCAACTCGTCCGAGATCGCGCGCGGCTGAAACTTCAGCGCTGAGCGATCGAATTCGAGAAGCTCGATGCGTCCTCCTGATGTCCTGAGGCCGTAGACGATCCCGTCGTGAGAGGTGACGAGCCCGCCCAGCCCTGAGGCG contains:
- a CDS encoding FtsK/SpoIIIE family DNA translocase, which gives rise to MPDVQRLKSDLLALAILALTVFLGLSLISYSPADPPGDLVYPPPTTLHNLCGPAGARLTHQLHSTLGLGSWALLGGLILFDLRLFARKPVPDPFVRMMGGAAALAAICGALQLTFPRLGTGPAYGSGGFLGAAGQILMTDRLSTGGSAILLATLFIAGLLLATDVLLARLAYGVLCGPFLAIAWIFGWRRKAVTSEPAPAPAPVKPTVVKAATPEPVPAPRPVVEEPKPAKSQPAAASKRSLLGNLVAAVAPVPDTAPAVAAVPAGNFKVNPPAGLSKSSREAEFNTSSAAAKVKSEYQLPPIDLLGEGEAFPFDQLAAKAEKTRAIIEKTFQEFGLNVKVTEADTGPVVTQFELELEPGLRVSKVQALADDLAIALRVPSVRVVSPIPGKNTVGVEVPNDKRVMVRLREIMEAVGADGEKFRVPIYLGKDVSGRPLVVDMTKMPHLLIAGRTGTGKSVCLNTLILSMLLTRTPDEVKMLMIDPKMVELSPYTRIPHLMHPVITDMKKAEAVLAWAVDKMEERYELLSKVGVRHLDSYNKLGKEKVCERMGVDPDSYEAEAIPESMPYIVIIADEMADMIMTSGKDVEAHIIRLAQKSRAVGIHLVLATQKPTVDVITGLIKSNLPARISFQVASRTDSRVVLDECGAERLLGHGDMLYLAPGTSTLNRAQGTYVSDDEVNSVIDFFSAYPPEYSAEIEKAANAAKETESKSDGPRERDDMYDEAVEIVIREGRGSCSLLQRAMKVGYGRAARMIDHMAEDGIVGPYNGSKFREVVITPEQWEEMREELLAGA
- a CDS encoding phosphohexomutase domain-containing protein, producing MFDTTLFQRKADVRGIYPNQINEELAWFTGKYLAATVNETTGSKGSKILVGRDGRLSSPNLYAALCAGINAGGGVALPCGLATTDMIQWGTGKRLHGAIAGAMVTASHNPPEYNGIKMVILNEKTGGLDIIRPCDGIAKNFAADSGDADAPATVGAAFPGSASMKLHEQFTAAACELAPGLSKDSGKIILDPGNGVGGVFIPLLRDALKKVGSKVEVGAVAEPIDGRFPTRPSNPGLPGAVKLLQEAVLAQGAKFGAAFDGDADRVFLVDEWGQFVPGSSLLAALADGEVKAALKRGVKQPVAIFSAVASWLVVETIRAAGGVPAASRVGQDALKVALINTGAVFGGESSAHYNFPASYCLDSGLFALMTFWQQLLDSGKSTSELIGSLNPWPASGEINVRIESNDWKSVSAGLIKMLQERYSKPEENSYVFTLDGVGVFHPRKPEFKTVDDIFTIDKKNDPTGATYRLIAPGYTPDWWFNVRASNNEPLVRLNVEAQSSADVTARTYQLISTVQQFCKEHGAVGVVQDWGNMRG
- a CDS encoding thiazole synthase, with translation MSTFNDSPLRLGRHTFHSRLIVGTGKYATFELMQECLAASGAEVVTVAVRRERLIDAQGRSILDYIDLSKFTILPNTAGCFTAEDAVRVARLGREILTNLENPGADWVKLEVLGDKKTLLPDPVATLEATKQLVADGFQVLCYSTDDPITAKRLKDAGATSVMPAGSPIGSGQGILNPNNIRICHEYLKEGDPDYPVIVDAGVGTASDVSVAMELGCDGVLLNTGIAGAKDALTMAHAMRLACQAGRAASLAGRIPKKLYATASSPEAGVIALG
- the thiS gene encoding sulfur carrier protein ThiS; amino-acid sequence: MSSEMISISVNGQSREVARGMTLAALVAELKVPSKFVAVERNRDVVPRAQHAETLLQAGDQLEVVTLVGGG
- a CDS encoding M16 family metallopeptidase, whose product is MQLQSIQSFTLPNGFVAVLEEMPDVQSAAFSLLIPAGCIWEKEGVNGAASALGDLTTRGAGSRDNRQLSTDLDNLGVQRSEQVGWNFLSFSGALLAENLLPALDIYADIAQRPHLPEEEFEPVMAGLEQGLLALEDEPQRKLSTELRRRTYHSPWNRPTEGDLADLPNITMDVVREHAARGFRPNGAILGVAGRFDADELKHRITELFGDWPSVAIPDLVPGPRGKAIDHVMHPSTQVQIGLTYPAPPYGDPDYYAAWAAASVLGGGPSARLFTEVREKRGLCYSVQASLNSLKTEGRTMVYAGTTTERAQETLDVILKELWRFNDGIGEDELQRCLARAKSSLIMQQESTSARAASLARDWFHLGRVTTLEEVRDELESLTVHRVLAAAMKYAPTDLTVLTLGPQPLEIRI
- a CDS encoding peptide chain release factor 3, which encodes MSEQTLSSPAAAEASPQGGSQQFRNEIRRRRTFAIISHPDAGKTTLTEKLLLYSGCVATAGAVRGRKTQRAARSDWMELERERGISITSTVLSFEYEGLLLNLLDTPGHEDFSEDTYRTLTAVDCAVMVLDSVKGIEAQTKKLFAICAQRKIPIITFVNKLDRPGADPLGNLGEIEQVLGIHAVPLNWPIGTGRDFRGVYDLVDKELKLFSPVPQGAVRVPTETAKLDNVSEEQLDPLLLSKLRDEVELLECAGEPFTREAFLEGQITPVFFGSALTNFGIELLLEALHEYAPPPAPRPSDKGMVPADRPDFAGVIFKIQANLDPRHHDCVAFLRVCCGTFTRDMEVSIARTGTRMRVSRSQRLFAQERETMDVAYPGDVLGLTIPGQFRLGDTLCIGEPLQFTGQWQFPPECFATLRCTDTQRRKQFDKGLLQLVEEGAIQLLRDPLAPSQEPILAAVGALQFDVVQFRLESEYRAVTTIHRLPYRMARWVKGSTEDIENLKVPSTGRQLIDEDGLTVVLFDTEGMFQYCKKMNPNVEFFDARPLRM
- a CDS encoding FG-GAP repeat domain-containing protein, which translates into the protein MSTLRKTAAQWLWIAGLLLPVTLASAESGPQRRPPLFPPGEQIAVGGSRTESQIGRTQDARAVVRGVVDAFGHGSFDLIVAPDRIYPFRRFDEHGAPVYEAPRTIDASGLGGLVTSHDGIVYGLRTSGGRIELLEFDRSALKFQPRAISDELKLPGGLSGALAGRLDANGRLDVYFGVHNSEGYHHPEIHHHRFEYVPFDGAGFWRGGLPRAALYHARFESTSLKKLASLGRAGAGSPEFLFDLRGMAILPGPESRQLSLITSEKLGVFRRFPLDPATGAPAKSEFVNGPDQVAVRHPVINPGIATFADPQSGRRAFIVSDTGRVWFYEATQQDGRIVCGEPLPVRAPTSAIALGALPVISPGDLDGDGRIDFLAGNDAGQLLFVKNIGEPDRPEFDEPVPVDVDGEPLDIKAGYRGSIQGPGEAMWGYTCPTVVDWNGDGKLDVILNSILADYMVLLQRPGSGPPRFTKPRPMYCDGLQLHLAWRSQPAICRWEHGGRLGMVCLDEQNLLRQFWRIDNQNVERGELLRFQDGSPINANVDEGAGQTGRAKLVPTDWDGDGALDLLVGTSRGLSIAASGTTFYPSSFGDTRQASVLLLRNAGTNAAPVFEYARMVEFNGERIRLGTHSCSPQLIDLGRGVRDILVAEESGGIRYFPAEGLAISKAAP